The following are encoded in a window of Fretibacter rubidus genomic DNA:
- the tilS gene encoding tRNA lysidine(34) synthetase TilS has product MDFDLEPYLPDGRFAIAFSGGGDSTALLHAVRARNPYVLIVDHGLRGGSNLEAKDALAFATSLGLDGQILTWVHDGIKTGLQAKARHARYTLMGEACRAQGITDLITGHTEDDQAETVLMRMDRHTGLRGAAGMARVVDAPIWPALAGVRVWRPLLGISRADIRRYLDAHKLPFVDDPSNENRDFTRIKVRDRLAADPDLRASMLALGVEARAGLEAERATLRSTMNNRFKIDPNGFIQMVFPVTSRFLTLCLEAVGGQGGMIARDKLARLSERLKTENHVTVTLAGCQIIKNDRDVIIIRNPGAVVARADKAAIPSRMRLTKGIPILWDGRWWITAHLDGLSVSPLQGHISALPAPIAAVVKDIPTKVRPTLPLIFKDTQPIAVGHGENPALVTLESAVLSRMKAALD; this is encoded by the coding sequence ATGGATTTTGACCTAGAGCCGTATTTACCTGATGGTCGTTTCGCTATTGCCTTTTCAGGCGGGGGCGATAGCACGGCGCTGCTTCACGCTGTACGGGCGCGTAATCCCTATGTTCTTATTGTTGATCACGGCCTACGCGGCGGCTCAAATCTGGAAGCCAAAGACGCTTTGGCTTTTGCGACATCGCTTGGCTTGGACGGGCAAATCCTAACGTGGGTTCACGACGGCATCAAAACAGGATTGCAAGCCAAAGCCAGACATGCGCGCTATACCTTGATGGGTGAAGCCTGCCGCGCGCAGGGTATCACTGATCTTATCACAGGCCATACCGAAGACGATCAAGCCGAGACTGTGTTGATGCGCATGGATAGGCACACAGGACTACGCGGTGCTGCGGGTATGGCGCGGGTGGTCGACGCGCCCATTTGGCCAGCGTTGGCGGGGGTGCGCGTTTGGCGGCCCCTGTTAGGCATAAGCCGCGCGGATATTCGCCGCTATCTGGACGCGCATAAGCTGCCCTTTGTCGATGATCCGTCCAATGAAAATCGGGATTTTACGCGGATTAAAGTCCGTGACAGGCTTGCCGCTGATCCCGATTTGCGCGCATCCATGCTGGCCTTAGGTGTCGAAGCGCGGGCTGGGCTAGAGGCTGAGCGGGCGACATTACGCTCAACAATGAACAACCGGTTCAAAATTGACCCCAACGGATTTATTCAAATGGTGTTTCCTGTCACGTCGCGGTTTCTAACCTTGTGCTTAGAGGCTGTCGGCGGGCAGGGCGGTATGATTGCCCGCGATAAACTGGCCCGTTTGAGCGAAAGATTAAAGACCGAAAACCACGTGACTGTGACATTAGCGGGGTGTCAAATTATCAAAAATGACCGTGACGTTATAATCATACGCAACCCCGGTGCTGTTGTCGCGCGTGCTGATAAGGCTGCAATCCCTTCGCGCATGAGATTAACCAAAGGCATCCCGATACTCTGGGATGGCCGGTGGTGGATTACGGCGCATCTTGACGGCTTGTCCGTTAGTCCGCTTCAAGGTCATATTAGCGCCTTGCCTGCACCAATAGCGGCGGTCGTGAAAGATATACCCACAAAGGTGCGTCCAACCTTGCCCCTGATTTTTAAAGACACGCAGCCCATTGCGGTGGGGCATGGAGAGAATCCAGCATTGGTAACCCTAGAGTCGGCGGTTTTGTCGCGCATGAAAGCGGCCCTTGATTAA
- a CDS encoding tetratricopeptide repeat protein has product MLRLISAFCLVMLMSVPAHAQSRKELAAQDAIIIDRLSRLESRMLTGDPAAERLMQRMDALEGEMRTLTGDVERLRFERDQLRTDVAGLAAQLEGLQALASRTQTHLDAVDLIAQEQSRRPFQNQPSGQNFGSGQSFGSVDTLQGGTGMQPNFPSEGTFDPNQPNAVSPPPTFGERTIGVQQFNVDTLPETGKQKLAEGDFSGAQIAFRQYLDINPDAADAGDVNYWLGESYFVRGGYADAADAYITSMRKAPQGDFAPNAMVGLAATMRQLGNKDEACAALDSFPTQYPNASLDVQNKANLEMARTGC; this is encoded by the coding sequence ATGTTGCGTCTTATTTCAGCTTTTTGCCTTGTGATGTTAATGTCTGTGCCCGCCCATGCGCAAAGCCGTAAAGAACTGGCTGCGCAGGACGCCATTATCATTGACCGCCTCTCGCGCCTTGAGAGCCGTATGCTGACGGGTGACCCGGCGGCTGAACGGCTCATGCAGCGCATGGACGCGTTGGAGGGTGAAATGCGCACATTGACGGGTGACGTGGAACGCCTTCGGTTTGAGCGTGACCAGCTGCGCACGGATGTGGCGGGATTAGCCGCGCAACTTGAGGGCTTGCAAGCATTGGCAAGCCGCACGCAAACCCATTTGGACGCCGTTGATTTGATTGCCCAAGAGCAGTCGCGCCGTCCTTTTCAAAACCAGCCGTCTGGACAGAACTTTGGCTCTGGTCAAAGTTTTGGGTCTGTTGATACGCTGCAAGGCGGCACTGGCATGCAACCCAACTTTCCAAGCGAGGGCACATTTGACCCGAACCAGCCCAATGCGGTCTCTCCGCCGCCAACCTTTGGTGAGCGCACAATTGGCGTGCAGCAATTTAATGTCGACACCCTGCCTGAAACAGGCAAACAGAAACTAGCCGAGGGTGATTTTTCTGGCGCGCAAATCGCGTTTCGCCAATATTTAGACATTAATCCCGACGCAGCGGATGCGGGCGATGTGAACTACTGGCTGGGTGAGAGTTATTTTGTGCGCGGCGGTTATGCCGACGCGGCGGACGCCTATATCACCTCCATGCGTAAAGCCCCGCAGGGTGATTTCGCACCTAACGCTATGGTGGGTCTCGCCGCGACGATGCGCCAACTCGGTAATAAAGACGAGGCTTGCGCGGCGCTGGATAGCTTCCCGACACAATACCCCAATGCGTCACTGGATGTGCAAAACAAAGCCAATCTGGAGATGGCCCGCACAGGCTGTTAA
- the pal gene encoding peptidoglycan-associated lipoprotein Pal yields the protein MTLNNLAPKFLAGVAAVAMLSACATKPEPVIEQVAAPAPAPVFVEPEPEPVVETAPAPVVAPMVNPNLPIPGSAADFAFRAGGDARVYFGYDQYRLSPDAINALRAQADWLKLYDNVTAVIEGNADERGTREYNLALGARRAEAVKSFLVGQGVAPSRLTTVSYGKERPIDGRSNEEGWARNRNGHTNLMSGTVG from the coding sequence ATGACTTTGAATAATCTTGCCCCTAAATTTCTTGCTGGCGTTGCGGCTGTGGCGATGTTGTCAGCCTGTGCGACAAAGCCTGAACCTGTTATTGAACAAGTCGCCGCCCCTGCGCCAGCGCCTGTCTTTGTAGAGCCTGAACCCGAGCCCGTCGTGGAAACGGCGCCTGCGCCTGTTGTGGCCCCGATGGTTAATCCAAACTTGCCTATCCCGGGCTCCGCTGCTGACTTTGCATTCCGCGCAGGCGGTGATGCGCGTGTTTATTTTGGCTATGATCAATACCGTCTATCCCCTGACGCGATTAATGCCCTTCGCGCACAGGCTGATTGGCTAAAGCTTTATGATAATGTCACAGCGGTTATCGAAGGCAATGCCGATGAGCGCGGTACACGTGAATATAATCTGGCCTTGGGCGCGCGCCGCGCCGAAGCGGTCAAATCCTTCCTTGTCGGACAAGGCGTCGCGCCGAGCCGCTTGACGACTGTGTCCTATGGTAAGGAACGCCCGATTGATGGTCGCTCCAATGAAGAAGGCTGGGCGCGAAACCGTAATGGCCACACAAATTTGATGTCTGGCACTGTTGGCTAA
- the tolB gene encoding Tol-Pal system beta propeller repeat protein TolB, with translation MMRFLTLIFVLLASLMVAVPQMAHAQLKIDITKGNLDPTPIAVPDFMSNNAQGREIGKDLAAVVRADLERSGLFKSLDPASFIETQTNIDYQPTYADWRVIKAEGLVSGRIVMESDSRMRVEFRLWDIFGGSQLSGVRLAGTPDSWKRMAHKVSDAIYSQLTGETGYFDSRIVFIDETGPKTDRRKRLAIMDQDGANAQYLLAGPRTVITPRFSPNAQKITYMSYENIVPQIYLLDIETGRRELLGSFPGMTFAPRFSPDGENMLLSLMKRDNSDIYVMNLRSRSTTQLTTNPGIDVSASFSPDGRQIVFNSDRGGSPQLYVMNADGSGQKRISFGKGRYSAPVWSPRGDKIAFVKSGGGKFGIGVMNPDGSGERLLTESFLDEGPTWSPNGRVILFSRETRGTRGTSQIWSVDLTGQNLRQVPTPTAASDPAWSPLLP, from the coding sequence ATGATGCGATTTTTAACTCTGATATTTGTTTTGCTCGCCAGCCTAATGGTGGCGGTGCCGCAAATGGCTCACGCCCAGCTGAAAATTGATATCACCAAAGGTAATCTCGACCCGACGCCTATCGCCGTGCCCGACTTCATGAGTAATAATGCCCAAGGCCGTGAGATTGGTAAAGACCTAGCCGCCGTCGTGCGCGCGGACTTAGAACGCTCTGGCCTGTTTAAATCGCTCGACCCCGCCTCCTTTATCGAAACGCAAACCAATATTGATTATCAACCGACCTATGCTGATTGGCGCGTAATCAAGGCCGAGGGTCTGGTGTCTGGCCGTATTGTAATGGAGTCAGACAGCCGCATGCGGGTTGAATTTCGCCTTTGGGATATATTTGGCGGCTCGCAATTATCGGGCGTTCGTCTGGCGGGTACCCCCGATAGTTGGAAGCGCATGGCGCATAAAGTCTCGGACGCTATCTATAGCCAGCTCACGGGTGAAACAGGCTATTTTGACAGCCGCATTGTTTTTATCGACGAGACAGGGCCAAAAACTGACCGCCGCAAGCGCCTAGCTATTATGGATCAAGACGGGGCCAATGCGCAATATTTGCTCGCAGGACCGCGCACGGTGATTACGCCGCGCTTTTCGCCCAATGCGCAAAAAATTACCTATATGAGTTATGAAAATATCGTCCCGCAGATTTACTTGCTGGATATTGAAACGGGCCGCCGCGAATTGCTGGGCAGTTTCCCAGGCATGACCTTTGCGCCGCGTTTTTCACCCGATGGTGAGAACATGCTTCTGTCTTTAATGAAGCGCGATAATAGCGATATTTATGTCATGAACCTGCGCTCACGCAGTACGACACAGCTGACGACTAATCCGGGTATTGATGTCTCGGCGAGCTTCTCACCAGATGGACGTCAGATTGTTTTTAACTCTGACCGCGGCGGTAGCCCGCAGCTTTACGTTATGAATGCTGACGGGTCCGGTCAAAAACGTATTAGCTTTGGTAAGGGCCGTTACAGCGCCCCTGTCTGGTCACCGCGCGGCGATAAGATTGCCTTTGTTAAAAGTGGCGGCGGCAAGTTCGGTATTGGCGTGATGAACCCTGACGGCTCTGGCGAACGCCTATTGACGGAAAGCTTCCTTGATGAGGGTCCGACATGGTCCCCCAATGGTCGCGTTATTCTGTTTAGTCGCGAAACGCGCGGCACACGCGGAACAAGTCAAATTTGGTCTGTGGATTTAACGGGGCAGAACCTCCGCCAGGTGCCGACACCAACGGCGGCGTCTGATCCCGCATGGTCACCGCTTCTGCCTTAA
- a CDS encoding ExbD/TolR family protein has translation MGANVSSRGGGRGGRRRTRRNRLNADINVTPLVDVMLVLLIVFMVAAPLLSVGVPVELPKTDAKSLPSETEPITITVDKDGTVFLQETEVTLDDIVVRLSAIAQNGYDERIYLRGDNASDYGSVMKVMARINAAGYSNLGLVTDPVSQ, from the coding sequence ATGGGTGCTAATGTTTCATCTCGCGGCGGAGGTCGCGGCGGCCGTCGCCGCACTCGGCGTAACCGTCTTAATGCTGATATTAATGTCACCCCATTAGTGGATGTTATGCTTGTGCTGCTGATTGTGTTTATGGTCGCGGCGCCTTTATTATCAGTCGGCGTGCCCGTCGAACTTCCCAAGACAGACGCCAAGTCTCTACCCTCTGAGACAGAGCCGATTACGATTACCGTGGATAAAGACGGCACAGTGTTTTTGCAAGAAACCGAAGTCACGCTGGATGATATTGTTGTGCGCCTGTCTGCCATTGCGCAAAATGGCTATGACGAACGGATATATCTGCGCGGTGATAATGCCTCGGATTACGGCTCTGTGATGAAAGTCATGGCGCGGATTAATGCGGCTGGATATTCTAATCTGGGTCTGGTGACAGACCCCGTCAGCCAATAG
- the tolQ gene encoding protein TolQ, translating into MTLTAITLLTAAPLFEASIIMQAAPLDPAKSVGDFSFIGLFMLADWVVKSVMILLIILSIWSWGIAVDKFINFSMLRKKATAFEETFWSGRTLDELNAGLSNDTRDPMARIFAAAMREWDESKAGNRSEAALHSTHERIDRVMTLVVNREVAKIERGMSVLAIVASASVFIGLFGTVWGIMNAFRAIAATQNTNLSVVAPGIAEALFATALGLIAAIPALIFFNLFSSKIDSYSGRLEGYADELSAILSRKINKGG; encoded by the coding sequence ATGACGCTTACGGCTATCACGCTCCTTACCGCGGCCCCTTTATTTGAGGCCAGTATTATCATGCAGGCCGCGCCGCTTGATCCGGCAAAATCTGTGGGTGATTTTTCCTTTATCGGCTTGTTTATGCTGGCCGATTGGGTTGTGAAATCAGTCATGATTTTACTGATTATACTTTCAATTTGGTCGTGGGGTATTGCGGTTGATAAGTTCATCAACTTTTCCATGTTGCGTAAAAAGGCCACCGCCTTTGAAGAAACCTTTTGGTCAGGCCGTACATTGGACGAGCTAAACGCAGGGCTATCAAATGATACACGCGACCCGATGGCGCGCATTTTTGCGGCGGCCATGCGCGAATGGGACGAAAGCAAAGCGGGCAACCGGTCCGAGGCGGCGCTGCACAGCACGCACGAACGCATTGACCGGGTGATGACATTGGTCGTCAACCGCGAAGTGGCCAAGATTGAACGCGGCATGTCTGTACTCGCGATTGTGGCGTCGGCTTCGGTCTTCATCGGATTGTTCGGGACAGTTTGGGGTATTATGAACGCCTTTCGCGCGATTGCCGCGACGCAAAACACCAATCTATCCGTTGTGGCTCCTGGTATCGCCGAAGCGCTGTTTGCGACCGCGCTTGGCTTGATTGCCGCTATCCCTGCCTTGATTTTCTTTAATCTGTTTTCAAGCAAAATTGATAGCTATTCTGGCCGCCTCGAAGGGTATGCCGATGAGCTTTCGGCTATTCTGTCGCGCAAAATCAATAAGGGCGGCTAG
- a CDS encoding DUF1287 domain-containing protein has protein sequence MTAKVAILLALPLLCWGTALAGSPETLVDTAQARTELSVRYDPAYLRLDYPGGDVPADTGVCTDVIIRSYRTAYGFDFQKAVHVDMRRDFDAYPNHWGLKRADKNIDHRRVPNLEAYLTRQGAKLARSKKPADFLPGDIVTWRVGGRLPHIGIVTDKTAPDGTPLIVHNIGAGPVEDNILFAYPMTAHFRFHPDANKPS, from the coding sequence ATGACGGCTAAGGTAGCCATATTATTAGCGCTACCCCTTTTATGTTGGGGTACGGCTTTGGCTGGCTCACCCGAGACCCTCGTCGATACAGCCCAAGCGCGAACAGAGCTATCCGTGCGCTACGACCCTGCCTATTTGCGGCTGGATTATCCCGGTGGGGACGTCCCCGCAGATACAGGTGTTTGCACCGATGTCATTATCCGCAGTTACCGAACGGCTTACGGCTTTGATTTTCAAAAGGCCGTGCATGTCGATATGCGCCGTGATTTTGACGCCTATCCTAATCATTGGGGCCTAAAGCGGGCGGATAAAAATATCGATCATCGCCGCGTGCCTAATCTGGAGGCCTATCTCACCCGCCAAGGGGCGAAACTCGCTCGCTCTAAAAAGCCCGCTGATTTTCTGCCCGGTGATATTGTGACGTGGCGCGTCGGTGGGCGCTTGCCGCATATCGGCATTGTCACGGACAAAACCGCGCCTGACGGTACGCCGCTTATCGTGCATAATATCGGCGCAGGACCCGTGGAAGATAATATCTTATTCGCCTATCCCATGACCGCGCATTTCCGCTTTCATCCAGATGCGAACAAACCCTCTTAG
- a CDS encoding DUF3088 family protein, whose translation MTKRDTLFLLPPGFFDNDRREYCQECAEIWGVLAYYPAIKEGVDIIYQSIEKPRADLVAMLGDKNQNCPTLVLASGSPHYDGCGIMTKSGHHFINNARDMGRYWAARYGTATPR comes from the coding sequence ATGACCAAACGCGATACACTTTTTCTTCTGCCGCCCGGATTTTTTGATAATGACCGGCGAGAATATTGCCAGGAATGTGCCGAGATTTGGGGGGTGTTAGCGTATTATCCTGCCATCAAAGAGGGTGTGGATATTATCTATCAATCGATAGAAAAACCGCGCGCAGATTTGGTGGCCATGCTCGGTGATAAAAACCAAAACTGCCCGACATTAGTCTTGGCGAGCGGTAGTCCGCATTATGATGGATGTGGGATTATGACGAAATCGGGTCACCACTTTATCAATAATGCGCGCGATATGGGCCGGTATTGGGCGGCGCGATACGGCACGGCAACACCACGCTAA
- a CDS encoding YbgC/FadM family acyl-CoA thioesterase, whose translation MADDSHIAPQDLPNIGYFKGREHYYPIRVFYEDTDFSGVVYYANYLRFLERARSSYFRLAGIGHAELLDRDPPLAFVIRKINLDYKRSAKIDDVLSVMTTYDVFKGARLLVTQKVFRGEELLLTAGSEAACISLDGRPRRAPKEMMDKLRPYLLEG comes from the coding sequence ATGGCCGACGATAGCCACATTGCGCCGCAAGATTTGCCCAATATCGGTTACTTCAAAGGCCGCGAGCATTATTACCCGATCCGCGTTTTTTATGAGGATACGGATTTTTCTGGCGTGGTCTATTATGCCAATTACCTGCGGTTTTTGGAACGTGCCCGCTCATCCTATTTTCGTCTAGCGGGCATTGGTCACGCCGAATTGCTCGACCGCGACCCGCCGCTGGCCTTTGTTATTCGCAAGATTAATCTGGATTACAAACGCAGCGCTAAAATCGACGATGTGCTGTCCGTGATGACGACCTATGACGTGTTCAAAGGGGCAAGGCTACTGGTTACGCAAAAGGTCTTTCGCGGCGAAGAATTGCTCCTGACTGCAGGTAGTGAAGCCGCCTGTATCAGCCTCGATGGCCGTCCCCGACGCGCCCCGAAAGAGATGATGGATAAATTGCGGCCCTATTTGTTGGAGGGGTAG
- the ruvB gene encoding Holliday junction branch migration DNA helicase RuvB, which yields MSDDRIISGDNQVGDGRDRALRPLSFSDFVGQKTAIANLQVYVEAARRREEALDHLLLSGPPGLGKTTLSQIVARELGVNFRATSGPVISKAGDLAALLTNLEPRDVLFIDEIHRLNPAVEEVLYPAMEDFELDLIIGEGPAARSIKIDLAPFTLIGATTRAGLLATPLRDRFGIPVRLEFYDTVELTKIVLRGASKLDMNMTADGAKEIARRARGTPRVAGRLLRRVRDLSEHAGDTQIDVAAADAALLRLGVDNIGLDKQDMRYLLALCEMFSGGPVGADTMAAALSEARDALEDVIEPYLIQQGFLQRTPRGRVATPRAFAHLGLSAPVRPDLPDLFEGGV from the coding sequence ATGAGTGATGATCGCATCATATCGGGGGATAACCAAGTTGGGGATGGTCGAGACCGCGCGCTGCGGCCTTTGTCCTTTTCCGATTTTGTTGGGCAGAAAACGGCCATTGCGAACCTGCAAGTCTATGTCGAAGCCGCGCGCAGGCGCGAAGAAGCGCTCGATCATCTGCTGCTTTCTGGCCCACCGGGTCTGGGTAAGACGACGCTGTCCCAAATCGTGGCGCGGGAGCTTGGCGTGAACTTTCGCGCGACCTCTGGCCCCGTCATATCAAAGGCCGGCGATTTGGCCGCGCTTTTGACAAATCTTGAACCGCGTGATGTCTTGTTCATTGACGAAATCCACCGCCTTAACCCGGCTGTTGAAGAAGTGCTTTATCCCGCCATGGAGGATTTTGAACTTGATTTAATTATCGGCGAAGGGCCAGCGGCACGGTCGATTAAAATCGACTTGGCCCCATTCACCCTTATCGGCGCGACCACGCGGGCGGGGCTTCTGGCGACGCCTCTGCGTGACCGTTTCGGTATTCCTGTGCGGCTTGAATTTTACGACACAGTGGAACTGACCAAAATTGTCCTGCGCGGGGCGAGCAAATTAGATATGAATATGACAGCGGATGGGGCCAAAGAAATCGCGCGGCGCGCCCGCGGCACACCCCGTGTGGCGGGGCGGCTACTGCGCCGTGTGCGGGATTTATCAGAACATGCAGGCGACACGCAAATTGATGTCGCGGCGGCGGATGCGGCGCTGCTTCGGCTCGGCGTTGATAATATCGGGCTAGATAAACAAGATATGCGTTACCTGCTCGCGCTGTGTGAAATGTTTAGTGGCGGGCCCGTGGGGGCCGATACCATGGCCGCCGCCCTATCAGAGGCCCGCGACGCATTAGAAGACGTGATAGAGCCCTATCTCATTCAGCAGGGTTTTTTGCAACGCACCCCGCGTGGCCGGGTCGCCACCCCGCGCGCCTTTGCCCATTTGGGGCTGTCCGCGCCTGTGCGTCCTGATTTACCTGACCTATTCGAAGGTGGTGTGTAA
- the ruvA gene encoding Holliday junction branch migration protein RuvA translates to MIGMLSGVCLMSGQGEAIVDVGGVGYLVQCGSRTLGAMSEGEAVRLHIETHVRETAITLYGFGTEEDRAWFVRLQSVQGVGPKAALAILDILTPGQILSAASLEDKAAFARAKGVGPKSASRIATELSGKPAPSGRGFHVAFTKPDSSADQSASERTEGLSDMMLRNDAVSALVNLGIGQSDALRAVAAAYNTFSDDPPLDDLIKVAFKELSKS, encoded by the coding sequence ATGATCGGGATGTTATCAGGGGTCTGCCTTATGAGCGGGCAGGGCGAAGCGATTGTTGATGTTGGCGGGGTCGGTTACCTTGTGCAATGCGGATCGCGCACTTTGGGCGCCATGTCAGAGGGCGAGGCGGTGCGCCTTCATATTGAAACCCATGTGCGCGAAACGGCCATCACGCTCTACGGCTTTGGCACGGAGGAGGACCGCGCCTGGTTCGTGCGTTTGCAATCCGTGCAAGGCGTTGGGCCAAAAGCGGCGCTCGCAATTTTGGATATTTTGACACCAGGGCAAATCCTGTCGGCGGCCAGCCTTGAGGACAAAGCAGCTTTCGCGCGCGCCAAAGGCGTTGGCCCAAAATCAGCCAGCCGTATCGCGACCGAACTATCGGGCAAACCCGCACCCAGCGGTCGAGGTTTCCATGTCGCCTTCACCAAGCCAGACAGTTCAGCCGACCAATCCGCATCTGAACGCACGGAAGGGCTATCTGACATGATGCTGCGCAATGATGCAGTCTCCGCGCTGGTCAATTTGGGCATTGGGCAGTCAGATGCTCTGCGCGCTGTTGCGGCGGCCTATAATACTTTTTCTGATGACCCGCCTTTGGATGACCTTATCAAAGTCGCCTTTAAGGAACTCTCCAAATCATGA
- a CDS encoding pirin family protein has product MMTRRTVMTSATAAAMPAVVTANTDRPMASGFKVLPADARGMADHGWLKSAHSFSFANYFNPDYVQFESLRVINDDRVAPGMGFPAHPHQNAEIFSYVLDGKLEHKDSMGYGSRVEAGGVQYMSAGSGVRHSEYNPSPDYPVHFLQIWLIPNVENGEPRYDTMDIKDADKDGQLKLFLSPDGRNGSMKISADADIYAATLNGDQVIEASITPGHKGWVQMARGALTVNGQRLEVGDGLAINTAGRLEFTDGEDAEFILFDLAPYGQA; this is encoded by the coding sequence ATGATGACACGACGTACCGTAATGACAAGCGCCACAGCCGCCGCAATGCCTGCTGTTGTGACCGCAAACACTGACAGGCCAATGGCCTCGGGCTTTAAAGTGCTGCCCGCAGATGCGCGCGGCATGGCTGACCACGGTTGGCTGAAATCAGCCCATAGCTTTAGTTTCGCAAATTACTTTAACCCGGATTATGTCCAGTTTGAGAGCTTGCGCGTTATTAATGATGACCGCGTGGCACCCGGTATGGGCTTTCCCGCTCACCCGCATCAAAATGCAGAGATTTTCTCTTATGTTCTAGACGGCAAGCTGGAGCATAAAGACAGCATGGGTTATGGTTCTCGCGTGGAAGCAGGCGGCGTTCAATATATGAGCGCTGGCTCTGGTGTGCGGCACTCTGAATATAATCCGTCGCCGGATTATCCCGTGCATTTTCTGCAAATCTGGTTGATACCCAATGTGGAAAACGGCGAGCCGCGCTATGACACCATGGACATTAAAGACGCGGATAAAGACGGGCAGCTAAAGCTGTTCCTCTCACCTGACGGTCGTAACGGGTCGATGAAAATCAGCGCGGATGCCGATATTTATGCCGCCACACTGAATGGCGATCAAGTCATAGAGGCGTCCATTACACCGGGTCATAAAGGCTGGGTGCAAATGGCGCGCGGCGCGCTGACTGTGAACGGGCAGCGGCTAGAGGTTGGTGACGGCCTTGCGATTAACACGGCGGGCCGTCTTGAGTTTACCGACGGCGAAGACGCAGAGTTCATCCTGTTCGATCTCGCCCCTTACGGTCAGGCGTAA
- a CDS encoding FMN-dependent NADH-azoreductase, with amino-acid sequence MTKDLNRILRIDASARQDGSMSRTLADDVINHLSGLGAVRVTNRDVAKGLPFVDSAWVDANFTREPKRTEAHKKALELSDSLVDEIADADTLLIGMPIYNFGIPATLKAWVDMTARVGRTFNYTENGPVGKMTGKRAIVVVASGGTKVGSDIDFATPYLTHALGFIGIDDVTFIKADGLGRDAEKTIAAAKAAIAKLT; translated from the coding sequence ATGACGAAAGATTTGAACCGCATCCTACGTATTGACGCCAGCGCCCGCCAGGACGGCTCGATGAGCCGCACGCTTGCCGATGACGTGATTAATCACCTGTCTGGCCTGGGCGCTGTGCGGGTGACAAACCGCGATGTTGCCAAAGGCTTACCCTTTGTCGACAGCGCATGGGTCGACGCCAATTTCACACGAGAGCCTAAGCGCACAGAGGCGCATAAAAAGGCGTTGGAATTGTCCGATAGCTTGGTCGATGAAATTGCTGATGCTGACACGCTGCTCATTGGCATGCCGATTTACAATTTCGGTATCCCCGCCACGTTAAAAGCTTGGGTCGATATGACCGCCCGTGTGGGGCGCACATTTAATTACACAGAAAACGGCCCCGTGGGCAAAATGACGGGCAAGCGCGCTATTGTTGTGGTTGCCTCTGGCGGCACAAAAGTGGGCAGCGATATAGATTTCGCCACGCCTTATCTGACCCATGCGCTCGGCTTTATCGGCATTGATGATGTGACCTTCATCAAGGCTGACGGCCTTGGCCGTGACGCGGAAAAAACCATCGCAGCGGCCAAAGCGGCCATTGCAAAACTAACATAA